DNA from Mesorhizobium loti R88b:
GCGGTCTATTTCGTCCAGAGCATCGGCGGTTCGTTCTGGCTGGGACTCGCCGCCGCGCCCATCGCCGGCGCGGTGGTCGGCTGCATCCTGGAATTCGCCATCATCCGCCATCTCTATTCGCGGCCGGTATCGACCGTGCTTGCCACCTGGGGCGTCAGCCTGATCCTGCAGCAAGGGCTGGAACTGATCTTCGGCATCGGCGCCAAGCCGGTGACGCCACCAATCGAGGGCACGCTCGACCTTTTCTTCACCGTCTATCCCGCCTATCGGCTGATCCTGATCGCCATTGCCATGCTGACCTTGCTCGGCGTCGTCCTGCTAATCAGCCGGACATCGTTCGGGCTGGATATCCGCACAGTCATCCAGAACCGCGAGATGGCCGAGAGCGTCGGCATCAACACGCGGCGCACCTACGCCATCGCCTTCACCTTCGGCGCGGCCATCGCCGGGCTTGCCGGCGGGCTGGTCGCACCGCTGGCAATCGTGCTGCCGCAGATGGGCGTGAACTATCTCGCCAACGCGTTCTTTGTCGTCATCGTCGGCGGCGTCGGCTCGATCGGCGGGCTCGTCGCCGGCAGCGTCTTCGTCGGCGGGCTGACCAGCGTGCTCAACTACCAGATCTCGCCATCGCTGGCGCAGGCGATCGTGCTGCTCGCGGCCATCGTTGCCGTGCGGCTGCGGCCCAACGGCCTGTTCAACGGAGCGTCGCGATGATCGCCCGCGACCGCAACTGGCTGCTGATCTTCGCCGTCTGCGTGGTGCTCGCGGTTCTCTATCCGCTCTTCGCCGACGGCTACCAGCTGACTGTCATCCGCGACGCGCTGATCTTCGGCCTGTTCGCTGCCAGCCTCGATTTCTTCTGGGGCCGCACCGGCATCCTGTGTTTCGGCCACGCCGCCTTCTTCGGCATTGGTGGCTACATCATGGCGCTGGTCACGCTCAACGACGCCATCCCCTTCGGCAGCCAGCTCGGCATTTTGGGCGCGGTGACGGGGGCTGGCTTCGTCGCCGCCATCATCGGCTACTTCCTGTTCTTCGGCGGCATCCGTGGCAGCTACTTCACCATCGTCACGCTCGCCATGGGTGTTATCTGCCAGCAGGCCGCGGTCTCCTGGAGCTCGGTCACCGGCGGCGACAGCGGCCTGATCGGCATTCCGCCAATCGAGTTCGATATCGGCGGGACGCATGTCGATCTCAGCCAGGACATGCCCTCCTACATCTTCGTCGCCGCCATCGTCGCGGTGGTCGTGCTGGCACTGTGGTCGATCAGCCGTGGCCGCTGGGGCACGGTGCTGACCGCCATCCAGGACAATGAGGTTCGGGCAGCAGCGCTCGGCCACAACGCGCCGCTACGACTGCTCGTCACCTTCGTCCTGTCCGCCGCCATCGCCGGGCTTGCCGGCGCGCTCTATGTCTGCATGGCAGGGCTGGTGGCGCCCGACCTCTCCGGATTGCTTCTGTCGACGGAAGTCATCGTCTGGGTGGCCGTCGGCGGGCGCGGCACGCTGCTTGGCCCGGTGCTGGGCGCGATCGCCATCCAGCGCGCGCAGCAGACGATCTCAAGCTTCAACCCGAGCCTGTGGCCGCTGCTGCTCGGCTGCGTCTTCGTTATCATCGTCTTCGTCTTGCCGGACGGCATCCTGTCGATCTACGCGCGGCTAAAGAGTCTGTTCAAAGGCCGGAGGCGCGCGCTATGAGCGATGTCCTGCTCCAGGCCGAAAATGTCGGCATCCGCTTTGGCGGACTGCAAGCGCTGGAAGGGTTGAACCTGACCGTGCGCGACAAGGAACTCTGCTGCATCATCGGGCCGAACGGCGCCGGCAAGAGCACTTTCCTCAATGTGCTGACCGGCACGCTGCGCCCGACCAGCGGCAGCGTGCGCTTCCTCGGCCACGATATAGCCGGCCTGCCGCTGCACCGCATCGCCCGGCTCGGCATCGCGCGAAAATTCCAGATCCCGTCGATCTTCCCGAGCCTCTCGGTCGAGGACAATCTGAAGGTAGCGCGGTGGGGGGCGCCCTCGCCGGTTCGCCCGGCCCGTGAGTTGCTGGAACTGGTCGCGCTCGGCAGTCGTGCCGCCACGCTGGCCGGCGAACTCGCGCATGGCCAGAAGCAATTGCTGGAGATCGGCATGGCGCTGGCGATCGAGCCAAGGCTGCTGCTGCTCGACGAGCCCACCGCCGGCATGACGCCGCAGGAAACGCTGGCAACCGCCGAGATGCTGCTGCGGCTCAAGGGCGAATTCTCGATCGTCGCCGTCGAACACGACATCCGCTTCGTGCGGGCGCTGAACTGCGAGACGCTGGTGCTGCATCAGGGGCGCCGGCTGCGCAGCGGTCCTTTCCACGACATCGAGACCGACGAAATGGTCCGCGACGTCTATCTGGGGAGGCGCTGACCATGCTGCGGACACTTGCCGTCTCGGCCGGCTACGGCCTGCTCCCGGTGCTGAACGGCATCGACCTTAGCGTGGCATCAGGCGAAATTGTCGGCTTGCTCGGCCGCAACGGCGCCGGCAAGACGACGCTGCTGCGCGTCATCGCCGGCGGCCTGAAGGCGAGCGGTGGTGCAGTGGTTCTCGGCGATCAGGATCTTACCAACGCACCGGCCTTCCGCCGGGCGCGGGCGGGCATCGCGCATGTGCCGCAGGGGCGCGGCATCTTCAACCAGCTGACCGTGCGGCAAAACCTCGAAGTCGGCACCCGTGCCGCCCGGGATCGCGGCGACGGCGGCATTCCCGACGATATCTTCGGCTATTTCCCAATCCTGCGCGAACGCGAAGCGCAGGTCGCCGGCACACTTTCGGGCGGCCAGCAGCAGATGCTGGCGATCGGTCGCGCGCTGTGCGGCCTGCCCTCGGTGCTGCTGCTCGACGAGCCTTCGGAAGGCATCCAGCCGAACATCGTGCAGTCGATCGCCGAGCTGGTGCCGCGCATCGCCCGGGAGCGCGGCATCGCG
Protein-coding regions in this window:
- a CDS encoding ATP-binding cassette domain-containing protein; amino-acid sequence: MSDVLLQAENVGIRFGGLQALEGLNLTVRDKELCCIIGPNGAGKSTFLNVLTGTLRPTSGSVRFLGHDIAGLPLHRIARLGIARKFQIPSIFPSLSVEDNLKVARWGAPSPVRPARELLELVALGSRAATLAGELAHGQKQLLEIGMALAIEPRLLLLDEPTAGMTPQETLATAEMLLRLKGEFSIVAVEHDIRFVRALNCETLVLHQGRRLRSGPFHDIETDEMVRDVYLGRR
- the urtB gene encoding urea ABC transporter permease subunit UrtB, which gives rise to MDFLITTLLNALTLISILMLVGLGLAISFGLMNVTNLAHGEFVTVGAFAVYFVQSIGGSFWLGLAAAPIAGAVVGCILEFAIIRHLYSRPVSTVLATWGVSLILQQGLELIFGIGAKPVTPPIEGTLDLFFTVYPAYRLILIAIAMLTLLGVVLLISRTSFGLDIRTVIQNREMAESVGINTRRTYAIAFTFGAAIAGLAGGLVAPLAIVLPQMGVNYLANAFFVVIVGGVGSIGGLVAGSVFVGGLTSVLNYQISPSLAQAIVLLAAIVAVRLRPNGLFNGASR
- a CDS encoding branched-chain amino acid ABC transporter permease, coding for MIARDRNWLLIFAVCVVLAVLYPLFADGYQLTVIRDALIFGLFAASLDFFWGRTGILCFGHAAFFGIGGYIMALVTLNDAIPFGSQLGILGAVTGAGFVAAIIGYFLFFGGIRGSYFTIVTLAMGVICQQAAVSWSSVTGGDSGLIGIPPIEFDIGGTHVDLSQDMPSYIFVAAIVAVVVLALWSISRGRWGTVLTAIQDNEVRAAALGHNAPLRLLVTFVLSAAIAGLAGALYVCMAGLVAPDLSGLLLSTEVIVWVAVGGRGTLLGPVLGAIAIQRAQQTISSFNPSLWPLLLGCVFVIIVFVLPDGILSIYARLKSLFKGRRRAL
- a CDS encoding ABC transporter ATP-binding protein; amino-acid sequence: MLRTLAVSAGYGLLPVLNGIDLSVASGEIVGLLGRNGAGKTTLLRVIAGGLKASGGAVVLGDQDLTNAPAFRRARAGIAHVPQGRGIFNQLTVRQNLEVGTRAARDRGDGGIPDDIFGYFPILREREAQVAGTLSGGQQQMLAIGRALCGLPSVLLLDEPSEGIQPNIVQSIAELVPRIARERGIAIVLVEQNLDLVLKAADRCLVMEKGRIVHEGTPEAFADETLLKDLLAL